In a genomic window of Shouchella clausii:
- a CDS encoding MBL fold metallo-hydrolase, with amino-acid sequence MKKTMEQHSVNGVSMANGSVSFRSVTLNVYSFAIDGIIIDAGASALKKGFLPFWKQQPIDALYCTHLHEDHTGCATWFEQQLHVPIYLHESSLSAARKTGDYPLYRKLFWGKRKPFHPAAIPATFQTRHSNWVSIFTPGHATDHVAFLNKSTGQLFTGDLYVQTKTKLIMDGESVPQIIASLHKLLQYDFEDVFCSHAGYLKQGRKKLLLKRDYLEALSNQVHDLYKSGLPIKEIQKRLFPRTYPITRFSKGEWDSAHLIKSALEYTVGNQ; translated from the coding sequence ATGAAGAAAACGATGGAGCAACATTCCGTAAATGGCGTGTCCATGGCGAACGGGAGCGTTTCATTTCGTTCGGTCACTTTAAATGTATATAGCTTCGCTATCGATGGGATTATCATTGACGCTGGTGCTTCCGCACTAAAAAAAGGCTTTCTCCCTTTCTGGAAACAACAGCCGATTGATGCTCTATATTGCACCCATCTCCATGAAGACCATACAGGCTGCGCCACTTGGTTTGAACAACAACTGCATGTTCCGATTTACTTGCACGAATCTTCTCTTTCCGCAGCTAGGAAGACTGGCGACTATCCCCTTTATCGGAAACTGTTTTGGGGCAAGCGCAAACCGTTTCACCCTGCTGCGATTCCGGCAACATTCCAAACGAGGCACTCGAACTGGGTCAGTATTTTTACGCCTGGACACGCCACTGACCACGTTGCCTTCCTAAATAAATCGACTGGGCAACTGTTTACAGGCGATCTCTATGTACAAACAAAAACAAAACTTATTATGGATGGTGAGTCTGTTCCACAAATTATCGCCTCGCTCCATAAATTGTTGCAGTATGATTTCGAAGACGTTTTTTGCAGTCATGCTGGCTATTTAAAGCAGGGCCGCAAAAAGCTACTACTAAAACGAGACTATTTAGAGGCATTAAGCAACCAAGTCCACGATCTTTACAAAAGCGGACTCCCCATTAAGGAAATCCAAAAGCGCCTTTTCCCTCGGACATACCCCATTACCCGATTTTCAAAAGGCGAATGGGACTCCGCTCACTTGATCAAGTCTGCCTTAGAGTATACCGTTGGCAATCAATAG
- a CDS encoding DUF2243 domain-containing protein has product MPKQMKQELRHLYLKRNLWSGVLVGVGIAAFLDEVLFHQLLQWHHFYDKSTRTIGIISDGIFHAFGWFASVSGMFLLADLKSRRGWWGKRWLGGILLGSGAFQLYDGTIQHKWMRIHQIRYVENVYIYDIVWNAIAILLVICGAVLVYRTGQRRQP; this is encoded by the coding sequence ATGCCAAAGCAGATGAAGCAGGAACTGCGGCACTTGTACTTAAAACGGAATCTTTGGTCCGGCGTATTAGTTGGCGTCGGCATCGCTGCTTTTTTAGATGAAGTCTTGTTCCATCAATTATTGCAATGGCATCATTTTTACGACAAGTCGACTAGAACAATAGGGATCATTTCAGATGGTATCTTTCATGCATTTGGCTGGTTTGCGAGCGTTTCGGGAATGTTCTTGCTGGCCGACCTGAAATCCCGCCGCGGTTGGTGGGGCAAAAGGTGGCTTGGCGGAATTTTACTTGGCTCAGGGGCTTTCCAATTGTATGATGGCACGATTCAACATAAGTGGATGCGGATTCATCAAATTCGCTACGTGGAAAATGTGTATATCTATGATATTGTCTGGAATGCGATTGCCATTCTTTTAGTGATCTGCGGTGCCGTTCTTGTATACAGAACAGGCCAAAGGCGGCAGCCATGA
- a CDS encoding GntP family permease, with translation MSGTWLIVITIIGIAILLYLIMRSKMQAFIALLLASIFIGLFTGMDPLNLLETIEKGMGGTLGFIAVVVGLGAMFGEILRISGGAERLAFTLVDTFGEKRAVWALGLTGFIVAIPVFLDVALVILIPIVYSLAMRTNRSLLYYAIPLLAGLAVAHSFIPPTPGPIAVASVLGVDLGWMMLFGVIAGLPAMIVAGPIFGRYIGNKIHVAVPDHIAEAAKQEAADKQLPHFGLICLIILSPLVLILLNTTGGQVLKDGPLKTALMFIGHPFVALILATLLAMYFLGKRRGVSKEHMQTITTKALEPAGIVILITGAGGVFKEVLIQSGVGETMGNLMAASGFPLVLLAFLISTFVRVAQGSATVAMITAAGLVSPIVDMAALSQPSLALIAIAIACGATVLSHVNDSGFWLVNQLLDMSEKDTLKSWTVMETIIGLTGFIIVFALSFFFS, from the coding sequence ATGTCCGGAACTTGGTTGATCGTCATCACAATCATTGGAATCGCGATTTTGCTTTATTTGATTATGCGCTCAAAAATGCAAGCATTTATAGCGTTATTGCTCGCAAGTATTTTTATCGGCCTGTTCACTGGCATGGATCCCCTTAATCTCCTTGAGACGATTGAGAAAGGAATGGGCGGCACACTCGGGTTTATAGCCGTTGTCGTCGGCCTTGGCGCCATGTTTGGTGAAATTCTCCGCATCTCAGGCGGCGCTGAACGCCTGGCGTTTACGTTAGTAGACACATTCGGTGAAAAACGTGCTGTGTGGGCGCTCGGATTGACTGGCTTTATTGTCGCCATTCCCGTCTTTCTCGACGTAGCGCTCGTCATTTTAATTCCGATCGTTTATAGCTTGGCAATGCGTACAAATAGATCATTGCTCTATTACGCGATCCCGCTCCTTGCCGGGCTCGCCGTTGCACACAGTTTTATTCCGCCAACGCCCGGGCCGATTGCGGTCGCTTCTGTTCTTGGCGTCGACTTAGGTTGGATGATGCTGTTTGGCGTCATTGCCGGCTTGCCAGCAATGATTGTGGCTGGCCCTATATTTGGCCGTTATATCGGCAATAAAATCCACGTTGCTGTGCCTGACCATATTGCTGAAGCCGCTAAACAAGAAGCGGCAGATAAACAGTTGCCACACTTTGGCTTAATCTGCTTGATCATTTTGTCTCCACTTGTATTAATCTTATTAAACACAACTGGAGGACAAGTGTTAAAAGATGGCCCTTTAAAAACGGCCCTTATGTTTATCGGCCATCCGTTTGTCGCTTTAATCCTGGCAACGTTGCTTGCGATGTACTTTCTAGGAAAGCGCCGCGGCGTTTCTAAAGAACATATGCAAACGATTACAACAAAAGCATTGGAACCAGCTGGCATTGTCATTTTAATTACAGGCGCCGGCGGCGTTTTTAAAGAAGTTTTGATTCAAAGCGGCGTTGGTGAAACGATGGGTAATTTAATGGCGGCTTCTGGCTTTCCGCTTGTGTTGCTAGCTTTTCTCATCTCCACATTTGTCCGTGTCGCACAAGGATCTGCCACTGTCGCGATGATTACGGCAGCGGGACTCGTTTCGCCTATTGTAGATATGGCAGCGCTCTCGCAGCCGTCTCTCGCATTGATTGCGATTGCCATCGCTTGTGGCGCGACTGTCCTTTCCCACGTAAACGACTCAGGTTTTTGGCTCGTTAACCAGTTGTTGGATATGTCGGAAAAAGACACATTGAAATCGTGGACAGTCATGGAGACGATCATCGGTTTGACAGGTTTTATCATTGTGTTCGCACTCAGCTTTTTCTTTTCCTGA